In the Mauremys mutica isolate MM-2020 ecotype Southern chromosome 13, ASM2049712v1, whole genome shotgun sequence genome, one interval contains:
- the RNF212B gene encoding RING finger protein 212B isoform X1, producing MWLEDETPRKDLFQEPSGNGPQISGPHLPGVEFPAGAERAASLVLQGQGVPGGGVPAGDAPETFHPRQGAGGAEAGERRAEEISEHPQGLAQPMPGQQGQYPPAGWHHLPLTERCPAAPHPALQPGGQPLLLAGVHPLSPLQHPQLAAGSRTCPDPHWLQHRHPVSRLPPEPVLLGLLLLHPDPRTGHLPLAPPRAGASGGRGRAGPGPPHAGTGHLRRSERGGHPSGEPKRRETKTHTAKIHPPTHPLPAWQGPQCQPGPPTVACGAQKLPRLPSTRRTLPLQSPGDRSGCANSRGSLPTPSQLPPHSLPPPQASLTAPPYLPTLARPKRPHSSSPPCTCLPTQPAPGPGLCYPPHKLGSEPLRGWSHHWSPAHYLCFPPPPRDQSHWGGGKSHHWCPAPHYPCPPQLGCPQMSPIPLEPRPSPPLTINVWLFQLGCWVFGGELRFSHNPPVT from the exons GTGTGGAGTTTCCAGCGGGCGCAGAGCGAGCGGCTTCTCTCGTTCTACAAGGACAGGGTGTCCCAGGCGGAGGGGTCCCTGCAGGAGACGCGCCAGAAACTTTCCACCCGCGACAG ggagctggaggcgcTGAGGCGGGAGAACGACGAGCTGAAGAAATATCTGAGCATCCTCAAG gcCTCGCCCAGCCGATGCCAGGGCAGCAG GGGCAGTACCCCCCGGCCGGTTGGCATCACCTCCCCCTCACAGAGCG GTGCCCTGCGGCCCCGcacccagctctgcagccaggtggtcag ccgcTCCTCCTCGCTGGAGTCCATCCCCTATCGCCTCTCCAGCACCCCCAGCTGGCCG CAGGCTCCAGGACCTGCCCAGACCCCCACTGGCTCCAGCATCG CCACCCCgtctcccgcctccccccagagcctgtcctactg ggcctcctcctcctccacccagaCCCCCGCACTGGGCACCTTCCCCTTGCGCCCCCCCGGGCGGGGGCCAGTGGAGGGCgaggccgggcagggccggggccccCCCACGCTGGCACTGGGCATCTTCGCAG ATCTGAGAGAGGGGGGCACCCCTCGGGGGAGCCAAAGCGCAGAGAGACCAAGACCCATACAg ctAAGATTCACCCCCCAACTCACCCCCTCCCAGCATGGCAG GGCCCCCAGTGCCAGCCAGGCCCCCCAACTGTAGCGTGTGGGGCACAGAAActgcccaggctccccagcacCCGACGGACTCTGCCCCTGCAGTCCCCTGGGGACCGGAGCGGCTGTGCGAACAGCCGGGggagcctccccaccccatcacagctgcccccccactccctacCTCCCCCCCAGGCCAGTCTAACAGCCCCCCCATACTTGcccacactggcccggcccaagCGTCCCCATTCCTCCAGCCCCCCATgcacctgcctccccacccagccagccccagggccgGGGCTCTGTTACCCCCCCCACAAGCTGGGATCAGAGCCATTGAGGGGGTGGTCACACCACTGGAGTCCAGCCCATTATCTCtgtttcccaccccccccccgggatcagagccattgggggggaggaaaatcACACCACTGGTGTCCAGCCCCCCATTATCCCTgtcccccccagctggggtgccCCCAAATGTCACCGATTCCCCTGGAGCCCAGACCATCCCCCCCATTGACAATAAATGTCTGGCTTTTCCAACTGGGGTgctgggtgtttgggggagaacTGAGGTTCAGCCATAACCCCCCCGTAACCTAG
- the HOMEZ gene encoding homeobox and leucine zipper protein Homez isoform X1, protein MQVEQSPKTWEETKIGGGGNVSQAPRGDVGLTIWGSDPLTAAVPVGRPARAPQAKDPSVAGPAMPPNKESPGNPGSPAALICLPPISEDLQLVWTQASQTSELDGHQPLRQAFSYFPYPSLADLALLCLRHGLQLEKVKAWFMAQRLRCGISWSAEEIEETRARLACRQDRPAFGALLAPGDPLPQTGKAPGGREAPAAAHHKAKPQESSGSCSAVARGPPEPGRASTASHPKAKETLTPPPSLFPTPPPPCRAWADPPAGASHPDTAWDLSKPCRLGAADTAPPSSGATVNGAEAWARPGHPHSTLEAQRQRKSRRKSKEQLAVLKSFFLRCQWARREDYQWLERITGLPRAEIIQWFGDTRYALKHGHLRWFWDNTVPPAAALEPGPRTDTGPLERYWAARQQLRQDDLPALCRESGMGAQQVLNWFYSRSPEPAEVVVCLGEEPEDEDEEAGLMVQDDGEEEDDEPEEEDLGTQE, encoded by the exons ATGCAAGTGGAGCAAAGTCCCAAAACTTGGGAGGAAACTAAAATCGGAGGAGGAGGGAACGT GTCTCAGGCTCCCCGGGGGGACGTGGGGCTGACAATTTGGGGTTCAGACCCCCTTACGGCAG ctgtcCCCGTGGGCCGGCCAGCCCGGGCGCCCCAGGCCAAGGACCCCTCGGTGGCGGGGCCAGCCATGCCCCCCAACAAGGAGTCGCCAGGCAACCCCGGCTCGCCGGCAGCCCTCATCTGCCTGCCGCCCATCTCAGAGGACCTGCAGCTGGTGTGGACCCAGGCGTCCCAGACCAGCGAGCTGGACGGCCACCAGCCGCTGCGCCAGGCCTTCAGCTACTTCCCTTACCCCAGCCTGGCCGACCTGGCGCTGCTTTGCCTGCGCCACGGCCTGCAGCTGGAGAAGGTCAAGGCCTGGTTCATGGCCCAGCGGCTGCGCTGCGGCATCAGCTGGAGCGCCGAGGAGATCGAGGAGACGCGGGCGCGGCTGGCCTGCCGCCAGGACCGCCCGGCCTTCGGGGCCCTGCTGGCCCCCGGCGACCCCCTGCCGCAAACTGGCAAGGCCCCGGGAGGCAGGGAAGCCCCCGCGGCCGCACACCACAAAGCCAAGCCCCAGGAATCCTCAGGGAGCTGTTCGGCTGTGGCCCGGGGgcccccagagccggggagagcttCCACAGCCTCCCACCCCAAAGCCAAAGAGACGCTGACGCCGCCCCCCAGCCTTTTCCCCACGCCgcctcctccgtgccgggcctgGGCGGATCCTCCGGCCGGCGCCAGCCACCCGGACACCGCCTGGGACCTCAGCAAACCCTGCCGGCTGGGGGCGGCCGACACCGCGCCGCCCTCCTCCGGAGCCACTGTCAATGGGGCTGAGGCGTGGGCCCGGCCCggccacccccacagcacccTGGAGGCCCAGCGGCAGCGGAAGAGCCGGCGGAAGAGCAAGGAGCAGCTGGCAGTGCTGAAGTCATTCTTCCTGCGGTGCCAGTGGGCGCGGCGGGAGGATTACCAGTGGCTGgagcggatcaccggcctgccgCGGGCAGAGATCATCCAGTGGTTCGGGGACACCCGCTACGCCCTCAAGCACGGGCACCTGCGGTGGTTCTGGGATAACACCgtgccccccgctgctgccctggAGCCCGGGCCCCGCACGGACACGGGCCCGCTGGAGCGGTACTGGGCCGCCCGGCAGCAGCTGCGCCAGGACGACCTGCCGGCCCTGTGCCGCGAGTCGGGCATGGGGGCCCAGCAGGTGCTGAACTGGTTCTACTCCCGCTCGCCCGAGCCGGCCGAGGTGGTGGTGTGCCTGGGCGAGGAGCCCGAGGACGAGGACGAGGAGGCCGGGCTCATGGTGCAGGACGacggggaggaggaggacgacgagCCGGAGGAAGAGGACCTGGGCACCCAGGAATGA
- the HOMEZ gene encoding homeobox and leucine zipper protein Homez isoform X2, whose translation MPPNKESPGNPGSPAALICLPPISEDLQLVWTQASQTSELDGHQPLRQAFSYFPYPSLADLALLCLRHGLQLEKVKAWFMAQRLRCGISWSAEEIEETRARLACRQDRPAFGALLAPGDPLPQTGKAPGGREAPAAAHHKAKPQESSGSCSAVARGPPEPGRASTASHPKAKETLTPPPSLFPTPPPPCRAWADPPAGASHPDTAWDLSKPCRLGAADTAPPSSGATVNGAEAWARPGHPHSTLEAQRQRKSRRKSKEQLAVLKSFFLRCQWARREDYQWLERITGLPRAEIIQWFGDTRYALKHGHLRWFWDNTVPPAAALEPGPRTDTGPLERYWAARQQLRQDDLPALCRESGMGAQQVLNWFYSRSPEPAEVVVCLGEEPEDEDEEAGLMVQDDGEEEDDEPEEEDLGTQE comes from the coding sequence ATGCCCCCCAACAAGGAGTCGCCAGGCAACCCCGGCTCGCCGGCAGCCCTCATCTGCCTGCCGCCCATCTCAGAGGACCTGCAGCTGGTGTGGACCCAGGCGTCCCAGACCAGCGAGCTGGACGGCCACCAGCCGCTGCGCCAGGCCTTCAGCTACTTCCCTTACCCCAGCCTGGCCGACCTGGCGCTGCTTTGCCTGCGCCACGGCCTGCAGCTGGAGAAGGTCAAGGCCTGGTTCATGGCCCAGCGGCTGCGCTGCGGCATCAGCTGGAGCGCCGAGGAGATCGAGGAGACGCGGGCGCGGCTGGCCTGCCGCCAGGACCGCCCGGCCTTCGGGGCCCTGCTGGCCCCCGGCGACCCCCTGCCGCAAACTGGCAAGGCCCCGGGAGGCAGGGAAGCCCCCGCGGCCGCACACCACAAAGCCAAGCCCCAGGAATCCTCAGGGAGCTGTTCGGCTGTGGCCCGGGGgcccccagagccggggagagcttCCACAGCCTCCCACCCCAAAGCCAAAGAGACGCTGACGCCGCCCCCCAGCCTTTTCCCCACGCCgcctcctccgtgccgggcctgGGCGGATCCTCCGGCCGGCGCCAGCCACCCGGACACCGCCTGGGACCTCAGCAAACCCTGCCGGCTGGGGGCGGCCGACACCGCGCCGCCCTCCTCCGGAGCCACTGTCAATGGGGCTGAGGCGTGGGCCCGGCCCggccacccccacagcacccTGGAGGCCCAGCGGCAGCGGAAGAGCCGGCGGAAGAGCAAGGAGCAGCTGGCAGTGCTGAAGTCATTCTTCCTGCGGTGCCAGTGGGCGCGGCGGGAGGATTACCAGTGGCTGgagcggatcaccggcctgccgCGGGCAGAGATCATCCAGTGGTTCGGGGACACCCGCTACGCCCTCAAGCACGGGCACCTGCGGTGGTTCTGGGATAACACCgtgccccccgctgctgccctggAGCCCGGGCCCCGCACGGACACGGGCCCGCTGGAGCGGTACTGGGCCGCCCGGCAGCAGCTGCGCCAGGACGACCTGCCGGCCCTGTGCCGCGAGTCGGGCATGGGGGCCCAGCAGGTGCTGAACTGGTTCTACTCCCGCTCGCCCGAGCCGGCCGAGGTGGTGGTGTGCCTGGGCGAGGAGCCCGAGGACGAGGACGAGGAGGCCGGGCTCATGGTGCAGGACGacggggaggaggaggacgacgagCCGGAGGAAGAGGACCTGGGCACCCAGGAATGA
- the PPP1R3E gene encoding protein phosphatase 1 regulatory subunit 3E, which produces MARAPPPPSDIPRNLSYIAGLYERAYYRTVRPSLGDDSDSEAEGRARGARPRGRQSRVGSRGGRRRRRARSAPAGGPGGGSRSRSPGSRKRVRFADALGLELASVRRYWPAELPQVPERVHTQLRRDALRHFAPLRPFQDPQDPLAGRLPLAPCFWDPLGLPDFGGRLGAQGVCLEGVRAGGLGVAGTLRVLNLAYEKRVSVRYTWDGWASYREAPAAYAGPSAGPPPGPPSDRFAFRLPLPPGGALEFALRCHVGGQELWDNNGGQNYILRAGGRGGGPPSPPRDGDGGWIHFL; this is translated from the exons ATGGCGcgcgctcccccgccccccagcgacaTCCCGCGCAACCTGAGCTACATCGCGGGGCTGTACGAGCGGGCGTATTACCGCACCGTCCGGCCCAGCCTGGGCGACGACTCCGACTCGGAGGCCGAGGGGCGGGCCCGGGGGGCGCGGCCGCGCGGCCGCCAGAGCCGCGTGGGCAGCAGGGGGGGCCGCCGGCGCCGCAGGGCCCGTTCTGCCCCGGCcgggggccctggggggggaTCCCGCAGCCGCAGCCCCGGGTCCCGCAAGCGAGTGCGCTTCGCCgacgccctggggctggagctggccaGCGTGAGGCGCTACTGGCCGGCCGAGCTGCCCCAGGTGCCCGAGCGCGTCCACACCCAGCTCCGGCGGGACGCCCTGCGCCACTTCGCCCCCCTGCGGCCCTTCCAG GACCCCCAGGACCCGCTGGCCGGGCGCCTGCCACTGGCGCCATGTTTCTGGGACCCGCTGGGGCTGCCGGACttcggggggcggctgggggcgcAGGGCGTGTGCCTGGAGGGGGtgcgggccggggggctgggggtggcggggACCCTGCGGGTTCTCAACCTGGCCTATGAGAAGCGGGTCAGTGTCCGCTACACCTGGGACGGCTGGGCCAGCTACCGGGAGGCCCCCGCCGCCTACGCCGGGCCCTCCGccggccccccgcccggccccccctcCGACCGCTTTGCCTtccgcctgcccctgccccccggggGCGCCCTGGAGTTCGCCCTGCGCTGCCACGTGGGGGGCCAGGAGCTGTGGGACAACAACGGGGGGCAGAACTACATCCtgcgggccggggggcggggcggggggccccccagccccccacgggacggagacgggggctggatccacTTCCTGTAG
- the LOC123348232 gene encoding polyadenylate-binding protein 2 has protein sequence MEEEAEKLKELQNEVEKQMNMSPPPGNAGPVIMSLEEKMEADARSIYVGNVDYGATAEELEAHFHGCGSVNRVTILCDKYSGHPKGFAYIEFSEKESVRTSMALDESLFRGRQIKVIPKRTNRPGISTTDRGFPRARYRGRGSGYTTSRARFYSGFSSRPRGRSYRGRARATSWYSPY, from the exons atggaggaggaggcggagaagctgaaggagctgcagaacgaGGTGGAAAAGCAGATGAACATGAGCCCCCCACCAGGCAACG CTGGCCCAGTCATCATGTCCTTAGAAGAAAAGATGGAGGCAGATGCTCGGTCCATATACGTGGGTAAT GTGGATTATGGGGCAACGGCCGAAGAGTTGGAGGCTCATTTCCACGGCTGCGGGTCCGTCAACCGTGTCACCATCCTGTGTGATAAATACAGTGGGCACCCCAAGGG GTTCGCCTACATTGAGTTCTCCGAGAAGGAGTCTGTGCGCACCTCCATGGCGCTAGACGAATCGCTGTTCAGGGGGCGACAGATCAAg GTGATCCCCAAGCGGACCAACCGGCCCGGCATCAGCACCACAGACCGGGGCTTTCCCCGGGCCCGGTACCGCGGGCGCGGTTCTGGCTACACCACCTCCCGGGCCCGGTTCTACAGTGGATTCAGCAGCCGACCCCGCGGACGCTCATACAG GGGCCGGGCTAGAGCAACCTCATGGTATTCCCCTTactaa
- the EFS gene encoding embryonal Fyn-associated substrate isoform X1 — protein MSPVLGDTGLPPSSTGSTGPSVPRPSQHWGSPASLPAGPGGPRPLSQPALGIHCSLCPQAQLARALFDNVAECPEELSFRRGDLMLVLQPKVPGLAGWHLCSLHGQQGIVPANRVCVLPEPGPPDLSPAPRKESAPPVLYKPPQGQRSSSAGQKEEQQEVYVVPPPTRPCLTPCDDIYKVPRATRRDSDPSEVYDVPCSLLRDAPLSDTYDTPSPFPKQAAELDADPYNVPPPAKPPPVQEEEEEEGRGEEAAPVYAAPSNLRRASALLNLYESPEELLGGEYDLPGPPTPEAALGGLSLGEVGGVGRRPRLPSAESLSRRPLPALPSPSPRKGSIQDRPLPPPPPRLGGLAGGPDEGAGDGHSEYEGIRLAEEYDYVHLKGTDRLQPPATDCDPPEEATSPRPQPETPLLLEEEEVPPSAEDAQLLQFYAGQCRTHYATLLAATEALLASAGANQPPGVFVPHGRFVLVTAHKLVFVGDTLARQAASAPVRARVGAAAGALCQALKGAVLSVKGAALSYPSAPAARLLQERLAELSRRAQGFTSLLSTLAPS, from the exons ATGAGCCCTGTACTGGGGGATACTGGTCTGCCACCGAGCAGCACTGGGAGTACTGGTCCCTCTGTCCCCAGGCCTAGCCAACACTGGGGGTCCCCGGCCTCTCTCCCGGCCGGCCCTGGGGGTCCCCGGCCTCT CTCCCAGCCGGCCCTGGGGATTCactgctccctctgcccccaggctCAGCTGGCCCGAGCGCTGTTCGACAACGTGGCCGAGTGCCCGGAGGAACTCTCCTTCCGCCGGGGGGACCTGATGCTGGTGCTGCAGCCCAAGGTGCCTGGCCTGGCCGGCTGGCACCTCTGTTCGCTGCACGGGCAGCAGGGCATCGTCCCAGCCAACCGCGTCTGCGTCCTGCCCGAGCCGGGGCCCCCCGACCTCTCGCCGGCGCCCCGCAAGGAGAGCGCACCACCTGTCCTCTACAAGccgccccagggccagaggagcaGCAGCGCAGGGCAGaaggaggagcagcaggag GTGTATGTGGTGCCCCCACCCACCCGGCCATGCCTGACCCCCTGTGATGATATCTACAAGGTGCCCCGTGCCACCCGGAGAGACAGCGACCCCAGCGAG gtctacgatgtcccctgctccctcctgcgGGACGCCCCCCTCTCCGACACCTATGACACCCCCTCGCCCTTCCCCAAGCAGGCGGCAGAGCTGGACGCTGACCCCTACAATGTGCCCCCCCCGGCCAAGCCGCCCCCggtccaggaggaggaggaggaggagggacggggggaaGAAGCAGCCCCCGTCTACGCCGCCCCCTCCAACCTGCGCCGGGCGTCCGCCCTGCTCAACCTGTACGAGTCGCCGGAGGAGCTGCTAGGGGGGGAGTACGACCTGCCGGGGCCCCCCACGCCGGAGGCGGCCCTGGGGGGGCTGAGCCTGGGcgaggtggggggggtgggcaggcGCCCCCGGCTGCCCTCGGCCGAGAGCCTCTCacgccgccccctgcccgccctGCCCTCGCCCAGCCCCCGCAAGGGCAGCATCCAGGaccggcccctgcccccacccccgccccgcctgggggggctggcaggggggccggacgagggggcgggggatgggcacAGCGAGTACGAGGGGATCCGACTGGCGGAGGAATACGACTACGTCCACCTCAAG GGGACAGACAGGCTCCAGCCCCCGGCTACAGACTGTGACCCCCCAGAGGAGGCAACCAGCCCCCGACCCCAACCAGAGACCCCTCttttgctggaggaggaggag gTGCCGCCCAGCGCCGAGGATGCCCAGCTGCTGCAGTTCTATGCGGGCCAGTGCCGGACACACTACGCCACCCTCCTGGCAGCCACGGAGGCCCTGCTGGCCAGCGCCGGGGCCAACCAGCCGCCGGGCGTCTTCGTGCCGCATGGGCGCTTCGTGCTGGTCACGGCGCACAAGCTGGTCTTCGTGGGCGACACGCTGGCGCGCCAGGCGGCCTCGGCCCCCGTGCGGGCCCGGGTTGGGGCAGCCGCCGGCGccctgtgccaggccctcaaggGGGCGGTGCTGTCGGTCAAGGGGGCGGCGCTGAGCTACCCCTCCGCCCCTGCCGCCCGCCTGCTCCAGGAGCGCCTGGCCGAGCTCTCCCGGCGGGCGCAGGGCTTCACCAGCCTGCTCAGCACCCTGgccccctcctga
- the EFS gene encoding embryonal Fyn-associated substrate isoform X2 has translation MSAQLARALFDNVAECPEELSFRRGDLMLVLQPKVPGLAGWHLCSLHGQQGIVPANRVCVLPEPGPPDLSPAPRKESAPPVLYKPPQGQRSSSAGQKEEQQEVYVVPPPTRPCLTPCDDIYKVPRATRRDSDPSEVYDVPCSLLRDAPLSDTYDTPSPFPKQAAELDADPYNVPPPAKPPPVQEEEEEEGRGEEAAPVYAAPSNLRRASALLNLYESPEELLGGEYDLPGPPTPEAALGGLSLGEVGGVGRRPRLPSAESLSRRPLPALPSPSPRKGSIQDRPLPPPPPRLGGLAGGPDEGAGDGHSEYEGIRLAEEYDYVHLKGTDRLQPPATDCDPPEEATSPRPQPETPLLLEEEEVPPSAEDAQLLQFYAGQCRTHYATLLAATEALLASAGANQPPGVFVPHGRFVLVTAHKLVFVGDTLARQAASAPVRARVGAAAGALCQALKGAVLSVKGAALSYPSAPAARLLQERLAELSRRAQGFTSLLSTLAPS, from the exons ATGTCT gctCAGCTGGCCCGAGCGCTGTTCGACAACGTGGCCGAGTGCCCGGAGGAACTCTCCTTCCGCCGGGGGGACCTGATGCTGGTGCTGCAGCCCAAGGTGCCTGGCCTGGCCGGCTGGCACCTCTGTTCGCTGCACGGGCAGCAGGGCATCGTCCCAGCCAACCGCGTCTGCGTCCTGCCCGAGCCGGGGCCCCCCGACCTCTCGCCGGCGCCCCGCAAGGAGAGCGCACCACCTGTCCTCTACAAGccgccccagggccagaggagcaGCAGCGCAGGGCAGaaggaggagcagcaggag GTGTATGTGGTGCCCCCACCCACCCGGCCATGCCTGACCCCCTGTGATGATATCTACAAGGTGCCCCGTGCCACCCGGAGAGACAGCGACCCCAGCGAG gtctacgatgtcccctgctccctcctgcgGGACGCCCCCCTCTCCGACACCTATGACACCCCCTCGCCCTTCCCCAAGCAGGCGGCAGAGCTGGACGCTGACCCCTACAATGTGCCCCCCCCGGCCAAGCCGCCCCCggtccaggaggaggaggaggaggagggacggggggaaGAAGCAGCCCCCGTCTACGCCGCCCCCTCCAACCTGCGCCGGGCGTCCGCCCTGCTCAACCTGTACGAGTCGCCGGAGGAGCTGCTAGGGGGGGAGTACGACCTGCCGGGGCCCCCCACGCCGGAGGCGGCCCTGGGGGGGCTGAGCCTGGGcgaggtggggggggtgggcaggcGCCCCCGGCTGCCCTCGGCCGAGAGCCTCTCacgccgccccctgcccgccctGCCCTCGCCCAGCCCCCGCAAGGGCAGCATCCAGGaccggcccctgcccccacccccgccccgcctgggggggctggcaggggggccggacgagggggcgggggatgggcacAGCGAGTACGAGGGGATCCGACTGGCGGAGGAATACGACTACGTCCACCTCAAG GGGACAGACAGGCTCCAGCCCCCGGCTACAGACTGTGACCCCCCAGAGGAGGCAACCAGCCCCCGACCCCAACCAGAGACCCCTCttttgctggaggaggaggag gTGCCGCCCAGCGCCGAGGATGCCCAGCTGCTGCAGTTCTATGCGGGCCAGTGCCGGACACACTACGCCACCCTCCTGGCAGCCACGGAGGCCCTGCTGGCCAGCGCCGGGGCCAACCAGCCGCCGGGCGTCTTCGTGCCGCATGGGCGCTTCGTGCTGGTCACGGCGCACAAGCTGGTCTTCGTGGGCGACACGCTGGCGCGCCAGGCGGCCTCGGCCCCCGTGCGGGCCCGGGTTGGGGCAGCCGCCGGCGccctgtgccaggccctcaaggGGGCGGTGCTGTCGGTCAAGGGGGCGGCGCTGAGCTACCCCTCCGCCCCTGCCGCCCGCCTGCTCCAGGAGCGCCTGGCCGAGCTCTCCCGGCGGGCGCAGGGCTTCACCAGCCTGCTCAGCACCCTGgccccctcctga